In a single window of the Streptomyces sp. HUAS ZL42 genome:
- a CDS encoding MFS transporter, producing the protein MTVTRTGETSTGADPRRWWGLVIIALAQLMVVLDATIVNIALPSAQRDLGMSDGNRQWVITAYTLAFGGLLLLGGRIADLVGRKRTFVIGLIGFAAASALGGAAVTPGMLFGARALQGAFAALLAPSALSLLTTTFTDPKERGKAFGIYGALAGSGAAIGFILGGLITEYLGWRWCLYVNVPIAIVAVFGALALLHARPGHPGARLDVPGVLLGCGGLVAIVYGFSEAEPRGWTDGLVLTLFAVGIALLTAFVWWQTRAPVPLLPLHVIKDRNRAGCFLTMALAIVGMFGLFLFMTYYLQVILRYSPVKTGLAFLPLTASIITGSTQISARLLPRVGPRMLMVPGMILAASGMLILTRMRVDSSYATEILPALILMGLGMGLTFMPVFSTATAGVAPQDSGVTSATLNTSQQVGGSIGTALLNTIATTSSTTYITAHLTADPARNAQITAEGTVHGYTVAIWWAAGIMLLAGLIAGLMVTSKPPRGAPADEPLPETVA; encoded by the coding sequence GTGACCGTCACCCGGACAGGTGAAACCTCCACCGGCGCCGATCCCCGCCGCTGGTGGGGCCTGGTGATCATCGCGCTCGCCCAGCTCATGGTCGTACTCGACGCGACGATCGTGAACATCGCGCTCCCCTCCGCACAGCGCGATCTGGGCATGTCCGACGGCAACCGCCAGTGGGTCATCACCGCCTACACCCTGGCCTTCGGCGGCCTCCTCCTGCTCGGCGGCCGCATCGCCGACCTGGTCGGCCGCAAACGCACGTTCGTCATCGGGCTCATCGGCTTCGCCGCCGCCTCCGCACTCGGCGGCGCCGCCGTCACCCCCGGCATGCTCTTCGGCGCCCGCGCCCTCCAGGGCGCCTTCGCCGCCCTACTGGCCCCCTCCGCACTCAGCCTGCTCACCACGACCTTCACCGACCCCAAGGAACGCGGAAAGGCCTTCGGCATCTACGGCGCCCTCGCCGGCAGCGGCGCCGCGATCGGCTTCATCCTCGGCGGCCTCATCACCGAATACCTGGGCTGGCGCTGGTGCCTCTACGTCAACGTCCCCATCGCGATCGTCGCCGTCTTCGGCGCGCTCGCCCTGCTCCACGCGCGCCCCGGCCACCCCGGCGCCCGCCTGGACGTACCCGGCGTACTCCTCGGCTGCGGCGGACTCGTCGCCATCGTCTACGGCTTCAGCGAGGCCGAACCCCGCGGCTGGACCGACGGGCTCGTGCTCACCCTGTTCGCGGTGGGCATCGCCCTCCTCACGGCCTTCGTGTGGTGGCAGACCAGGGCACCCGTCCCCCTGCTCCCCCTGCACGTCATCAAGGACCGCAACCGCGCCGGCTGCTTCCTGACCATGGCGCTCGCCATCGTCGGCATGTTCGGCCTGTTCCTGTTCATGACCTACTACCTGCAGGTCATCCTCCGGTACTCGCCCGTCAAGACAGGCCTGGCCTTCCTGCCGCTGACCGCCTCGATCATCACCGGCTCAACCCAGATCTCGGCCCGGCTGCTGCCCCGCGTCGGACCCCGCATGCTGATGGTCCCCGGCATGATCCTCGCCGCGAGCGGCATGCTGATCCTCACCCGGATGAGAGTGGACTCCTCCTACGCCACCGAGATCCTGCCCGCCCTGATCCTGATGGGCCTCGGCATGGGCCTGACCTTCATGCCCGTGTTCTCCACCGCGACCGCCGGAGTCGCACCCCAGGACTCCGGCGTCACCTCCGCGACCCTGAACACCTCACAGCAGGTCGGCGGCTCCATCGGCACCGCACTTCTCAACACGATCGCCACCACCAGCAGCACCACCTACATCACCGCACACCTGACCGCCGACCCAGCCCGCAACGCGCAGATCACGGCGGAAGGCACCGTGCACGGCTACACCGTCGCCATCTGGTGGGCGGCCGGCATCATGCTGCTGGCAGGCCTCATCGCAGGCCTCATGGTGACGTCGAAACCGCCACGCGGAGCCCCGGCGGACGAGCCGCTTCCGGAAACGGTGGCCTGA
- a CDS encoding zinc-binding dehydrogenase has translation MHAIRLHAFGPAENLTYEQVDDPLPGPGQVRIAVAAAGVHLLDTALREGLQGPLPEPPALPTIPGREVAGVVESLGEGVADLWLGKRVVAHLGFAPGGYAELAVTEVERVHEIPANLDPAQAVAMIGTGRTAMGILQFTELGPDSVAVIPAAAGGIGTLLVQYAKHAGATVIGLAGGPDKTARVQANGADLAIDYNDPSWPGKIRAYLGGRRATVVFDGVGGDVAREAVALLGPGGQHLVFGWSAEGIRDGSGYLVEGLSEQVLGPVMLQKAGGPNAVRTLELRALAEAAAGRLTPAVQRFPLAEAAAAHRALETRGTTGKVVLEP, from the coding sequence ATGCACGCCATCCGCCTGCACGCCTTCGGCCCGGCCGAGAACCTGACCTACGAACAGGTCGACGACCCCTTGCCCGGCCCCGGCCAGGTCCGTATCGCCGTCGCCGCGGCCGGCGTCCACCTCCTGGACACCGCCCTGCGCGAAGGCCTGCAGGGACCCCTGCCCGAACCGCCGGCCCTGCCCACCATCCCCGGCCGCGAGGTCGCCGGAGTCGTCGAATCCCTCGGCGAGGGCGTCGCCGACCTGTGGCTCGGCAAGCGCGTCGTCGCCCACCTCGGCTTCGCCCCCGGCGGCTACGCCGAACTGGCCGTCACCGAGGTCGAACGCGTCCACGAGATCCCGGCGAACCTCGACCCCGCCCAGGCCGTCGCCATGATCGGCACAGGCCGTACGGCGATGGGGATCCTGCAGTTCACCGAGCTCGGCCCGGACTCCGTGGCCGTGATCCCGGCGGCCGCGGGCGGCATCGGCACCCTCCTCGTGCAGTACGCCAAACACGCCGGCGCCACCGTCATCGGTCTCGCCGGCGGCCCCGACAAGACAGCCCGCGTCCAGGCCAACGGCGCCGACCTCGCCATCGACTACAACGACCCCTCCTGGCCCGGCAAGATCCGCGCCTACCTCGGCGGACGCCGGGCCACCGTCGTCTTCGACGGCGTCGGCGGCGACGTCGCCCGCGAGGCCGTCGCCCTCCTCGGACCGGGCGGGCAGCACCTCGTGTTCGGCTGGTCGGCGGAAGGCATCCGCGACGGCAGCGGCTACCTCGTCGAGGGCCTCTCCGAACAGGTCCTGGGCCCCGTGATGCTGCAGAAGGCGGGCGGCCCCAACGCCGTACGCACCCTCGAACTGCGCGCCCTCGCCGAGGCCGCCGCGGGCCGCCTCACCCCGGCCGTGCAGCGCTTCCCGCTCGCCGAGGCGGCCGCCGCACACCGGGCCCTGGAGACCCGCGGGACGACGGGAAAGGTGGTGCTGGAGCCATGA